One Cucumis sativus cultivar 9930 chromosome 1, Cucumber_9930_V3, whole genome shotgun sequence DNA segment encodes these proteins:
- the LOC101223165 gene encoding uncharacterized protein LOC101223165 isoform X2, which yields MSEEPSSGLRLKKKLKLAVGKSRSSKNFDRSTGDSVEKAVRKGKLRPAIDNVKRHRVYGGENSDTKDTSLTDVSKSKRKSLFRRRHDEEVSEMPSVLPSKTFNRSFKKQEYAVRSSKVLYEKRKSRGEKDHYVECLRKSYSKNTKDSIKTLNYTEKKVSKVFYEKRKSRGEKDHNVEYIRKTNTKNTKDSIKSLDSTEKKSWGVSPSDPAKKRDSKKRGENGDSELLIDQPKRRKLTILRNPYDLSNKRLDDGTITDENVRQEKSKTVQKDKMSKNAEFRAIQPSKSIISFVEENLLGRRRMIEIERAGYNTDLTSPLDNIPFSKSEERERIEENIFRNKLTFFAAAKVSSSFPPPDVPEIAFAGRSNVGKSSLLNALTRQWGVVRTSDKPGLTQTINFFNLGSKLSLVDLPGYGFAYAKEEVKDAWEELVKEYVSTRVGLRRVCLLVDTKWGMKPRDQELIDLMERSQTKYQVVLTKTDTVFPMDVARRAMQIEERLTRNKSIVQPLMMVSSKSGAGIRSLRSVLATIARFAKV from the exons ATGTCCGAAGAGCCCAGCTCCGGGCTTAGGCTTAAGAAGAAACTCAAACTTGCAGTTGGAAAATCTAGGAGTTCGAAAAACTTTGATAGAAGCACAGGAGATAGTGTTGAAAAAGCTGTTCGGAAGGGAAAACTGAGGCCTGCGATTGATAATGTAAAAAGACACAGAGTATATGGTGGCGAAAATAGTGATACGAAGGATACTTCACTCACTGATGTTTCGAAATCCAAGAGGAAATCCCTTTTCAGAAGACGACACGATGAAGAAGTTTCTGAAATGCCTTCAGTTTTGCCTTCTAAGACTTTCAACCGCTCTTTTAAAAAGCAAGAATATGCGGTAAGGAGTTCGAAagtattatatgaaaaaaggaagagtAGAGGGGAAAAAGACCACTATGTGGAATGTTTAAGGAAGTCATATTCGAAAAACACCAAAGATTCTATCAAGACATTGAATTATACTGAGAAAAAAGTATCGAAAGTATTCtatgaaaaaaggaagagtAGAGGGGAAAAAGACCACAATGTGGAATACATAAGGAAGACAAATACCAAAAACACGAAGGATTCGATCAAGTCATTGGATTCTACTGAGAAAAAATCATGGGGTGTATCTCCTTCAGATCCTGCCAAGAAAAGAGATTCCAAGAAAAGAGGTGAAAATGGTGATTCAGAGCTCCTAATTGATCAACCAAAAAGGAGGAAGCTGACAATTCTCAGAAATCCATACGATCTCTCTAATAAGCGGCTGGATGACGGGACAATAACTGATG AAAATGTCAGACAGGAGAAATCAAAAACAGTGCAAAAGGATAAGATGTCAAAGAATGCTGAGTTTCGAGCCATACAACCTAGTAAATCTATCATTTCGTTCGTAGAAGAGAAT TTATTGGGCCGTAGGCGCATGATTGAGATTGAAAGAGCAGGCTACAACACTGACCTCACTTCCCCTTTGGATAATATCCCCTTTTCTAAAagtgaagagagagaaagaattgaagaaaat ATATTCAGGAATAAGTTGACCTTCTTTGCTGCTGCAAAAGTTTCATCCTCTTTTCCACCTCCTGATGTGCCAGAGATTGCATTTGCTG GAAGATCAAATGTTGGAAAGTCATCACTTCTTAATGCCCTTACAAGACAGTGGGGTGTTGTACGAACATCTGACAAACCTGGTCTTACTCAG accattaatttttttaatctggGATCAAAGCTATCTTTGGTGGATTTGCCTGGATATGGCTTTGCTTACGCAAAAGAGGAAGTTAAGGATGCTTGGGAAGAGTTG GTAAAAGAATATGTTTCAACAAGAGTTGGTCTTAGACGGGTATGCTTACTTGTTGATACAAAGTGGGGGATGAAACCCAGGGATCAAGAGCTCATTGATTTAATGGAAAG ATCTCAAACAAAATACCAAGTTGTATTGACAAAGACCGATACAGTTTTCCCAATGGATGTAGCACGTAGAGCAATGCAAATTGAAGAG AGACTCACGCGAAACAAGTCAATTGTGCAACCTCTG ATGATGGTTAGTTCAAAATCAGGAGCTGGCATCCGTAGTTTAAGATCAGTTTTGGCTACAATCGCTCGGTTTGCTAAAGTCTAG
- the LOC101223165 gene encoding uncharacterized protein LOC101223165 isoform X1: protein MSEEPSSGLRLKKKLKLAVGKSRSSKNFDRSTGDSVEKAVRKGKLRPAIDNVKRHRVYGGENSDTKDTSLTDVSKSKRKSLFRRRHDEEVSEMPSVLPSKTFNRSFKKQEYAVRSSKVLYEKRKSRGEKDHYVECLRKSYSKNTKDSIKTLNYTEKKVSKVFYEKRKSRGEKDHNVEYIRKTNTKNTKDSIKSLDSTEKKSWGVSPSDPAKKRDSKKRGENGDSELLIDQPKRRKLTILRNPYDLSNKRLDDGTITDEALPLIPENVRQEKSKTVQKDKMSKNAEFRAIQPSKSIISFVEENLLGRRRMIEIERAGYNTDLTSPLDNIPFSKSEERERIEENIFRNKLTFFAAAKVSSSFPPPDVPEIAFAGRSNVGKSSLLNALTRQWGVVRTSDKPGLTQTINFFNLGSKLSLVDLPGYGFAYAKEEVKDAWEELVKEYVSTRVGLRRVCLLVDTKWGMKPRDQELIDLMERSQTKYQVVLTKTDTVFPMDVARRAMQIEERLTRNKSIVQPLMMVSSKSGAGIRSLRSVLATIARFAKV from the exons ATGTCCGAAGAGCCCAGCTCCGGGCTTAGGCTTAAGAAGAAACTCAAACTTGCAGTTGGAAAATCTAGGAGTTCGAAAAACTTTGATAGAAGCACAGGAGATAGTGTTGAAAAAGCTGTTCGGAAGGGAAAACTGAGGCCTGCGATTGATAATGTAAAAAGACACAGAGTATATGGTGGCGAAAATAGTGATACGAAGGATACTTCACTCACTGATGTTTCGAAATCCAAGAGGAAATCCCTTTTCAGAAGACGACACGATGAAGAAGTTTCTGAAATGCCTTCAGTTTTGCCTTCTAAGACTTTCAACCGCTCTTTTAAAAAGCAAGAATATGCGGTAAGGAGTTCGAAagtattatatgaaaaaaggaagagtAGAGGGGAAAAAGACCACTATGTGGAATGTTTAAGGAAGTCATATTCGAAAAACACCAAAGATTCTATCAAGACATTGAATTATACTGAGAAAAAAGTATCGAAAGTATTCtatgaaaaaaggaagagtAGAGGGGAAAAAGACCACAATGTGGAATACATAAGGAAGACAAATACCAAAAACACGAAGGATTCGATCAAGTCATTGGATTCTACTGAGAAAAAATCATGGGGTGTATCTCCTTCAGATCCTGCCAAGAAAAGAGATTCCAAGAAAAGAGGTGAAAATGGTGATTCAGAGCTCCTAATTGATCAACCAAAAAGGAGGAAGCTGACAATTCTCAGAAATCCATACGATCTCTCTAATAAGCGGCTGGATGACGGGACAATAACTGATG AGGCTCTTCCTTTAATTCCAGAAAATGTCAGACAGGAGAAATCAAAAACAGTGCAAAAGGATAAGATGTCAAAGAATGCTGAGTTTCGAGCCATACAACCTAGTAAATCTATCATTTCGTTCGTAGAAGAGAAT TTATTGGGCCGTAGGCGCATGATTGAGATTGAAAGAGCAGGCTACAACACTGACCTCACTTCCCCTTTGGATAATATCCCCTTTTCTAAAagtgaagagagagaaagaattgaagaaaat ATATTCAGGAATAAGTTGACCTTCTTTGCTGCTGCAAAAGTTTCATCCTCTTTTCCACCTCCTGATGTGCCAGAGATTGCATTTGCTG GAAGATCAAATGTTGGAAAGTCATCACTTCTTAATGCCCTTACAAGACAGTGGGGTGTTGTACGAACATCTGACAAACCTGGTCTTACTCAG accattaatttttttaatctggGATCAAAGCTATCTTTGGTGGATTTGCCTGGATATGGCTTTGCTTACGCAAAAGAGGAAGTTAAGGATGCTTGGGAAGAGTTG GTAAAAGAATATGTTTCAACAAGAGTTGGTCTTAGACGGGTATGCTTACTTGTTGATACAAAGTGGGGGATGAAACCCAGGGATCAAGAGCTCATTGATTTAATGGAAAG ATCTCAAACAAAATACCAAGTTGTATTGACAAAGACCGATACAGTTTTCCCAATGGATGTAGCACGTAGAGCAATGCAAATTGAAGAG AGACTCACGCGAAACAAGTCAATTGTGCAACCTCTG ATGATGGTTAGTTCAAAATCAGGAGCTGGCATCCGTAGTTTAAGATCAGTTTTGGCTACAATCGCTCGGTTTGCTAAAGTCTAG